Genomic segment of Chelonoidis abingdonii isolate Lonesome George chromosome 5, CheloAbing_2.0, whole genome shotgun sequence:
AGAGGGTCTTCAAGACCTTGGTTTCTTTTCTGATAGAAGTCTTTAGGCTGGTGTGGTGATGGCAGTCAACACGGTTGCTCCGGCAACTCTGTGCATGTTCGGCTGCCCTCTCCAGGGAGGAAATCCTACGGATCTGCACTTGGGCAATGCGGTAGATCCGCGTGTAGGTGACTAACATGATGGCCACAGGGATATAAAAGCTGATCAGCGAAGAGGAAATAGCATAGGTCCTGTTGAGGCTGGAATCACAGCTCTCAGCCTGTTCCTCAAGAGTCTCATTGTTGCCGGTGGCCCCCTCAGAGGGTCTAAATACAACTGTCCAGGTGGTGCCAATCCCTTCCGCCCAGGTGGTGTCAGTGCCTGCTGAGATACTGCCAGGTCCACCTCGAACAACATCCCCACCTCTGTGCCAGTTGAGCTGGACAGGAATGAAGGAGATAAGGACAGATAAAGCCCAAGCCACGCTGATCATCACCAAAGCCACCCTCTGGGTCATCTTCCTCTCATACCTGAATGGGCTGGAGATGGCCCAGTACCTGTCCATGCTGATCACACAGAGGTTCAGAATGGAGGCAGTAGAGCACATGATATCAAAGGCCACCCAGACATTGCAGAAGGCCCCGAAGGGCCAGTAGCCAGCCACCTCGGCCACTGCCTTCCAGGGCATCACCAACACAGCCACCAAGAGGTCAGAGATGGCCAAGGACACGATGAAGATATTGGTGACCTTGCTCCTCAGGTGCCGGAAGCGGATGATGGCCACACACACCAGCACGTTGCCAAACAGCGTCCAGAGAATCAGCAGGGACAGCAGGCTGCCAGCCACTATCTGCGCTGGCCCCGGAGCCACAAGCggctcccctgctccctcctcagCGCCCACTGCAGGCGGCCCAGGCTGCTGCAACACTGGAAACTGGCGCATGGCTgggtccctccccccagggccAGCGCAACGGGACCGCGCTGCACTAACACTTCTCCCGAGCGCCCGCCGCTtggccccattggatccctcggGGGCGCTCAGTCCGCCAGCCAGTCACCGCTGCCAGGCTCTCTCCTGCTAGCAACGTGCTCCGCGGCGGCCCTCGGCTCGCCCCGTGCACTCAGGGTGCATTGGGGCTGCTGTTGGGCTCGCCTCCTGCCGCCGATGCACCGGAGTGGTACTGCTGCGCTGCCTGGAGTCTCGGCGAAGCGCAGGGTGCTGCCAGTGACCCGCAACTTCTATCAGTGCCCCCCCAGCTGCTCCCAACGCACCTGCTCCCAGCGCACCGCTGAACAAGTGCGGggccccctcctgctctctgcgCCGGGCGCTGCTGCTTGCCTAGCCCGCCTGCTCTAGCTGCGCCCCGGCGCAGCGCCTGCTGCTGTGGGTAAGCGGCGGCGGGGCTCCCTCtccgctcccagtgctgcagcttgAGTGTCGGATCCTGCCGCTCTCGCCTTTGCTCCCCAGGCAGTTGCACGCTCCGGCgagctgagcatgctcagtaacaagGGGAGCCGCTGTCCCGAACCTCTGCTCCCTGAGCAAGCTGCGGACAAACTCTGGGATGTGGGCGCACGGGAGCGGGACTTGTGCGCTTCCTCTGACAGGGCGGGGCGGTACCGCTGCCCACCCGGGGCGGGGGCATTCCGGGCACACACTCGCCCGGGGCTACTCAGCGACAAGGCTGAAAGCTGCTGTCCAGGAGAGACCGACTGGCTGTTTCCAGCGCACGCCCACAGCTCAGGTTAAACACGTCCAGACGTGGCTGCGGGGTTCGCCCTATGTCCTGCCCCTTATCAGTTTCTAGGAAGCGCACCTGGGTAAAAGGTGAGGAGAAAGCCTGCGCTGAAAGGCCCTGTTGCCGCAGAGCGGAGGTAGAAAACAGAAGGGGGTGACTAGTGGTACCCTACGTAGAAGTCCCTGTGTGGCCAATATCCCTCCTGTAAGGGTCTGTATTTCATGTCTCCATAGGGCCAGATTCGAGGAACAGGCAGTTGCCCCCGATTAGCCACAATATTAGGGCTCGATGTGAATCAGAGAGCTGTCAGGCAGATCATTTCCTACATGTTTGGGCTAATCCAGAGTGAGACTTTCCCTGCATAGGACTAGAGCCATCACCCATCAGCACTAAATTGGTGCTTTTTTggaatatgtttattttttaaaaaaaaaacaaacaaaccaaaaacacctCAGTCACATAACTTCATAAGGGTGTGGTGCTGGTGAGAAAAGCAGGACAAAT
This window contains:
- the DRD5 gene encoding D(1B) dopamine receptor; the protein is MRQFPVLQQPGPPAVGAEEGAGEPLVAPGPAQIVAGSLLSLLILWTLFGNVLVCVAIIRFRHLRSKVTNIFIVSLAISDLLVAVLVMPWKAVAEVAGYWPFGAFCNVWVAFDIMCSTASILNLCVISMDRYWAISSPFRYERKMTQRVALVMISVAWALSVLISFIPVQLNWHRGGDVVRGGPGSISAGTDTTWAEGIGTTWTVVFRPSEGATGNNETLEEQAESCDSSLNRTYAISSSLISFYIPVAIMLVTYTRIYRIAQVQIRRISSLERAAEHAQSCRSNRVDCHHHTSLKTSIRKETKVLKTLSVIMGVFVCCWLPFFILNCMVPFCESPPNDPHAGLPCVSETTFNIFVWFGWANSSLNPIIYAFNADFRKVFSNLLGCSEFCSSSPVETVNISNELISYNQDTLFHKEIVTAYVNMIPNVVDCEDDPFDRMSRISPDHEIATDSMCELDCEGEISIDKTTPFTQNGLH